TAACGAGGGATTGAAGGTATTTGAAGATTGAGAGGTCAAAGTTTTCCGATAAGGTAATTAAGTATAAGCACTCTCAATGTTAGCATGATTCGCAGGTGTCAGGAGCATGGTTATTTCCGGGGAGAAAACTGCCCGGAATGTGGTGAAAAGGGTCGTTATTTGTTGGATGACGAAAGGGAACAACGTCTTGGACGTTTTGTTTCCGGAGCTCTGCGCCATTTCCCTGATGATCTGGGACTCCAGATGGATTTGCAGGGATGGGTTGATCTTGACAGGTTCTGTGCCGTCATGAAGAAACGATATCCCTGGACAAGTGAAGATCGTCTGGTTGGACTTGTGGAGTCGGATACCAAGAAGCGGTATGAGATTGAAGACAGGTACATAAGAGCACGCTATGGGCATTCTGTTGATGTCGATCTGGATCATCCAGTATGTGATTCAGAGTTCTTGTATTATGGTGTCAGCCAGGAAGAAGTTGAAATGCTGCTGGATCAGGGAATTTCCCCGATAAGGCAAACATATGTTCACCTAAGCACTTCCAGGCAGAGAGCAAATGAAGCTGCTTCTGTTCATACGGACAATCCAATAGTTTTAAAGATAAATGCTCTTGAAGCTTCAGAAGAAGGCATTGAATTCATCTGTGCTAACGAAGATATCGCACTTACGGAGTATGTACCTTCAGAGTTTATCTCCATTGAAGACGACGATTAAATCCAGAAAAATGCTGCTCTTCCACCATATTTCTGGTGGAGATGCATAGCTAATTATCTTTTGGAAGAACCATAAAGTTCTTAAACCCAAAGGGTAATTAGGTAATGGTCATAATAATGATCATTTCACATATCATCATGATTCCATTGGGTGCTGAATGATCCAATGGGTTAAAAACCAACATAAATAATTTGAATCATCATCGTTGGTTATCAGAAGGTAACCAATATTCACAAAGAAGCACAATTTCGGGTTTCATTGCCTCATAGAAGGTATAATTTCAACTTACAATCTTAATTTATATGTGCTGTAACTGAACAATACCGTAGTGCAAATAGACTACTCAATAAAAATTGGTTGATATCAAGTTTATTTGCATGCTTCTATGGCTCCTGTAATCAGGGGAGATTTGCCAGCTATCTCTTGGAGGGGAGATGCTGCGATCAAATGCAGGGGTATGGAAAACCGTCTGAATTTTTTTGCTTCTTTCTACCTCTGGTTTTGATTCTTTTATTTTGTCCGGTTAAGCAAAAGGAGAAATTATCATGCAAAGCAGTGATACAACAAAATATATCATCCATTCCAAAGTTAATGCCGACGGGGTCATTGAACGTCCCGATATTGTCGGTGCAATTTTCGGTCAGACAGAAGGTCTTCTGGGCTCTGATCTCGATCTCAGGGATTTGCAAAAAACAGGCCGTATAGGCCGTATTGAAGTAATAGTCAACACAAAAGGCGGGAAGACAAGGGGAAATATCCACATACCTTCAAGCCTTGACCGTATCGAGACATCTATTCTGGCAGCATCCCTTGAAACCATAGACAGGGTGGGTCCCTGCACTGCAAAGATTGAGGTAAGCCAGATTGAGGACGTACGTGCGACTAAGAGGAAGCATATCATTGACAGGGCAAAATACATTCTCACTGACATGTTTGATGAAAATCTTCCAGAATCCCAGGAGATTGCGGAGGAAGTCAGGCAGTCTGTCCGTATTGAAGAAATGCAGTATTATGGGAAAAACAAAATCCCATGCGGTCCTAATGTATTGGATTCTGATGCAATTGTTGTCGTGGAAGGTCGTGCCGATGTCCTGAACCTCCTCAGGTACGGCATTAAGAATACTATCTGTGTTGGCGGAACTAACGTTCCCCCTGAAGTGGCAG
This genomic stretch from Methanohalophilus levihalophilus harbors:
- a CDS encoding RNA 2'-phosphotransferase, producing the protein MIRRCQEHGYFRGENCPECGEKGRYLLDDEREQRLGRFVSGALRHFPDDLGLQMDLQGWVDLDRFCAVMKKRYPWTSEDRLVGLVESDTKKRYEIEDRYIRARYGHSVDVDLDHPVCDSEFLYYGVSQEEVEMLLDQGISPIRQTYVHLSTSRQRANEAASVHTDNPIVLKINALEASEEGIEFICANEDIALTEYVPSEFISIEDDD